ACCGGCGTTCTGAGGATTCCTTGTGAAGTATCTGTGTTCGAGAGTGTCCTGAAGATGGTGGAGGAAAAGGACAAGTTTTCGGCTCACAATTGCGGATTATTCAGTGTAGAAAAGATGATGATGGGGTACTGCTCCTTCAATCAGCTTACTTATTCGCATCATCCTCAAAGTCCTATGTgcagatagatagatagatagatagatagatagatagatagtatAGGAATCTGACATTgtccattttttttttatgatgttCTTTCTATCTGAAAGTGAAAGTGGAAGTGAGGGAGAGTGATTTAACTAGATGTAAGATAATCCCTTTTGGGGTATTATGAAGCAAATAATGGTTGTTTTATAGAAGTGCTACTCTTAATCATATATAATTCTAGAATGATCTAGAGTTGAAAGTTTTTCATATTTAACAGTTCAAATCATATAACTATCCTACTATCAAGAAAGTCTTGCATTACATGGAAGACCTTAATCATACACATGCAGTATCATATACAGATTATAGAACTTGGAAATAACTATTCTTTTCAAATTGAATTCACTaccaatttttcaaaagaaaaaggaGTCAAAAGGTTGTAAAGGACACAATTATTGAACAATAATGATGAAGGAATAGATAAAAGAAGAGACATTCAAGTATCCTTTGAAATCTGAGAGCTGGAGATCAAAAGTTCCAACACTTCCAGAACAGAAATAGGCAAACAACTATTCCAATGATGGAATAATGTTTAACAATGTTAAATTGCACTTGCTCGCCTTAGAGTCATGTCTATCTAGTGTTTCTAATAGAGATGTTATTTGTACATAGTTATTTGAGGGCTCAATTGACACTAGAGATTGTGCAAATGAGTGGAGAATTCACATACACCACTAGAATTGGGTGACCATTAACACTAAATATTCATGTATCACCCAATTCTCTATAAGGTATGTGAATTCTCTACTTATTTGCACGTGAATCGTTAGCGCCAATTGACACATTAAACGATTTATGTCCATATAACCAGATTATACTTCTAAAACTTGCACTACATAGTTCACATGGGAGCATTCATTTTCAGCAGTTAAACACACATGTAAACATTAAAGCTTGCAAATTCAGCTCTCGTTATACGTGGTATATATGATCTAAGCTAGGGACTTAAACTACTCTTctattaaattcaataaaagttATGTGACctataatattatagcacatgcCCAAACAATACAGAGGAATAATTATATGTACTATACATTCATCAATTCAGCAGCAAGGTATAAATGTACAATAAAGATTACTGGCAATTTAGTTTCTCAATAAACTGTAAAATCACATTTCATTTAAGATGAAATAGATTCCAGTCAAACAAGGCACAGTATGTCAGTATCAGAGAAGTCAAATAGCTATCCTTAGATCCAAATTCAAGCACACATATCATATCTATATTTGGGTCCATGTGTAATTAGTCAGCTAGGAAAGAAAAATCCCAAATAAGTTCTACGTGGAAGCAATAGTGGTCAGGTTAATGATGGCATTCAAACAATGTTCCTTTTTATCTAAATTCTTTCTgtttaaacataattaatttGAATAAAGTGATATGTTAAAAATCAATCTACCTGTATTATCCATTATCTAGATACATTGGACTTctgataaatttattttaacataCCACTTTGTCCAAATTGACTGTTACTCCAAAACAGAGGGAAATAAATATATTTGGATAATCCAGTAATATTTTGTCCAAATTGATAGTTATTTTGACACGGATATAATACTGTTATTTGTCACAGGAAAGATCGACTAACTGACTAAACATTTCACAGCATTAAACAATAAACTGAGAAGGCGGGGATGCGTTAGAGTGACAGAGATTAATTGGATTCATTGCAAATAGTGTGCttaaagaattgaacagagaagAAGATTCTTTTGTATTATTACTATGAACCTCAGCTAGTGATAAAGAAAGTTGATATGAAAAGAAATAAACAGAAACTAAAGTCTTCAAGTGATAACACCAGGAatgaaaagaaatgaaaattgCATTTTCAATCATATCATATTCAGACACAATCATGAGAAATGTCAAAGAAAGATTCAACCTTCTATTCCTTTAACTCTCCAACAAGTAGTTGGAATTGAATGCTCTCAAAGTAAGTCCCCAAATCATTTCATTCCTCGCTGTCATCGAAGTTTGGAAAAGTGACACACTTAAAGACCTTGCACCTTGAGCACAAGATATATCCAACCTacacaaataaaaatacaaaagtacAAGAAGAAagctataaattttattataacaaCACCAACTATCATCTTTAACATCATATATTGGTTTCATTGTCATTTTCTCATTGAGTTAAGTTTTGCATAGTCACCTAATCAAATACTTCTGTTAGATGATTATTCAAGTAGTAAGTTTTGCTGAAAAGATCATATGACACTTAGACACTACGTGATTGGATGTCTACGTAAAACACCGACAATGCAGACAAATTGAATGCCTTTCATTTCAATAGCATGACATTAGTGATAGTGAGAAGTAGTTACAGCTCTGCAGGTAGGGCATCTACGGTAGAGGCGCTTGTTTTCGGCTCTGACATTTGTCTTTTGGCCTTTGCAGAAGTCACATAACAACCACCCTTTCCCATTGCAAGGCTCACACATTATGGTGCCATCAACCTTAACACCAACACAACACAACACATTATTTATTGTCCATAGGAAATAAACTAATCAACCATATTTGTTTGTTTAAACACCCTAAATTATGGTGTCCATTCACAAATAACATGATCCAAAAACAAGAGTTTGAATGTGGATCATAGTTACATGAATTCACCAATTAGATAGTGTACCGCATACCAATTCAACTGCTTACCAAAACGTCATATGTATATTTTTCACATAACTATGTGTTGGAGTAAAGATTCATACTCACCCTTCCACCAAATCTAATATCACATGGGAAATTTGATACATTTCTAACTCCATATATTTAGATAAAAATCTAGCATTTGAAAGTTATTTTTGTGACACAAATACAGACATTATGAATAAGTAAACTTGTTTTTTTGAAaggttttaacaattttttttattagataaataCTTCTTATATTTTCTATCCAAATGGAAAATtgtctttttaataaaaaaaattaaaaaaaatatttttactaaaagcTAATACAAATTCCAACTCATATTTGCATACCACGATTCACGCTTCAAGATCAAGAAAAAGCGTGttaaatatataaacaattatttaatttaatatacctCTATCTATGCTATGCTTTTGAGACAAACGGTTCgacgaaaaattaaaaaaataaaaaggtataaatcaaaatttcaaaatggAGGAGTATGAAGACGCAGAAGATAAAGAAACATTTGGATTGATGAAaggataaaatattaattaaattaataagcaTGGTACATCAGTAGCATGTACCATTTGTTGCTGAATAGGGGCACACTGAAGTGGCTTCGTGTGAACTACACGGGTGTGCATGGGagctgaagatgaagaagaagaagaaagggaaccAAAATTTCGCAGAGATGGTGATGTAATTGCAATAATATTGAACATAGTCGCCATTTCTGGGTTTTGAGCTTCGCTTCTGGTTTTTCCCTTCCTTTCTTCCTTCCATCGCGTTATCCAAAACCCGAAGCCACGTAACACAACTCTAACCCTCGGTTGTGCCAAAATAACATTTATGCCATTGCCACATTATGGTTAGTCCAGTTTGAAtaaccaacttaattaagtttcttttgataaaataacttattttgtgtttggatttttaactctaaaagtgtttattttatagaATGTGATGAAAAatagaagtattatgagagaagtcattttttaacttctctataaattcctaaataactttttaaaaagttgtaatttaattttaaaaattacaccacacattaatattactatttttcataaatcaaaaattaaaaaaaaattacttctaaAATTTTCAACCAGCCCTTAGTGCCTTTACAAAGAAAactattaattttgatttttggaTCATGCACGAAAATTTGTGTTTACTTTTTATATAAGGAAATTACGTGTAATTTACTATGCGATGAGCCGATGACAGTTAAGcaataattaaattcatataatatAACTAACAAGATACCTCCGCTATATGCgggaagagaaataaatagaatgattatgtaaaactAAAGCGTAGTTTGAAAAATAATGATCcttgaagagaaaaataaaaattgctgAAGCTTAACtttgtaaaaatattattaacattTAAAAATTGATAAGTTAGTTTGATAAGATATTTGTAATTCTATTGGAATATAAAGAAGATAAAGTATATTAACTGGATATAACTGGAATATATTGTctctattaatttaaaatttaattttgatgcactatcagtgtaaagtagttttatacGTGCATTTAATTATATAACATCACATCAGCAAAAATAACTATCTTTCACATTAACCACATGTATGCTcatccaaaagaacggattcTGGTCACTTGACGAATtctggtcacgcgtacacgtgggttatGCGTACGTCTCGCATGGCAgatttccaaaacttcatttattcataaattctccactttacatgctttatcttcatttcttcaatacatacttgccttataaacctgaaatcactcaacaaacacatcaaaggcatcaaatggaattaaagtgaatagaATTTATCAATTTTAGagtctaaaaagtatgttttttcttttgagcacaaattaggaagaatttataaaatcatgctatttcattgaataaatgtgagaaaagttgataaaattcatccaattaaagcaaataaatataatgaaatatggatttatcacatccccacacttaaacaataacatgtcctcatgctaaactcaagaaagaaacaagaaaggggtattaacatttattcaatgcacagtatctaaatgcaacctatctacatgcaatctatctaaatgcatacaattacttggtcaaaataaatcaatttccaaaaatacacatataaacataagggctaaggcaatagcaatcaaattAAATCCATAAATTGATtagagttattgaaaagaatttataacttgcaagataagaaataatcataggtgaaaacatagaattgagcaatcaaatccctcaccagatgtgtatatATTCTAATCGCTCAaatgtttagggttgattcactcaattctcctcttaatcttgcttttcaaaatttatttttcatctaacagtcAACAAATATTCAATggatgcatacaaatatcatgaggacttttcatgggttgtaatgggactagggtaaaggtaaggatgcatatggtcaagtgagcttgaaatttgcatctttgattagcctaagctctcaccaaacacatataacaacctatacaattctaatacaatacctagctacccattattcactttttcaaacactcatgcattctttccaTTCTTGTCACATATGCTTTTTTATTTCTCAAACTTTGGGGTTAacatttgtcccctttttattgcgttctttttctctttttttttctttttttacttttttcttttatttttctctttttttcacaataaaatatatacaaaggactaatgcatatggtttaaatattgaatacatgaatatgtacccaattctaaAGATTTTCAACAAAAGTACAAAAATCTACTTTTAAGTTTTACCTCAACCAAAGTTTCTAAACTTTTCCACACTtagatgatacacactctcacaatcttaagctaatcaaagatccaaaagaaggatttattatttttcacttaagagTAGTGATgtactaaaattaagaacaaaaggagattaaaataggctcaaagttagttaacaaaggaagataaaagggtaggctatttgggtaagtgagataaatgaaatgatggcctcaatcatataaatgcatatatacatcaaataatagatataaagaatcaaacaagtcaaagattgtaatcataaaaagagaataacacacacaagaatgaaaatagtggttatataatgtaaccacacaattagactcaaaactcacaagcttatgTGTTCTTTGCTCAAAAACTAAGTTCCACAATGTATAAATCatgcaagttcaatgaaaatttttcactcaaatcaattaggatgTCAATGCCCTATATAGGAATGATCTTGGAAATTTTCATTTTGActaaacttattatatatatgcaaaggAATGCAACAAACTAAGAAAAATGCAAATAGatctctaaaatatatacaaaccaagaaaaaaaatgcaactaagaattcaaaaagaatGTGAAAGTGTTTGGGATTAGAATTTATCACCCAAAATTGCTGATTGGTgacgacttccccacacttaaaagtttgcacggtcctccgtgcatttAGAGGTGAGCAAGCAGGTACAGCGATGATacagattgccaccttcagctggtggatcaaccggcttactgcgtgttctttctttCACTTTCCTTTTTGCTTATGGTGAATCATccatgaaaaaaaatagaagacaagATGGCAATACAAGTAAATGCAAAAGTAAGGAAGCATATAGtgttggaatgaggtgatgaTCACTAAAATTGAGTGAATAAGTTTGTAACATGAAGGAaacaagtgtgtgaattctaagttgCGTGGTTcagaacacacacactagcatagaaagctatgtcacaattacacaaaagaggCAATGAACTTCACTCAttttagtgtgcttgagatacttaaaaaaaacttgtaggttaagataaacaaacaagtaCACAAGGAGCATAAAAGCAATCAAGCAACAATTAAGCAATTGTGAAATAGATAATGGAGGAACGTTTGTTTGCAACACCTAATTAACATGAAGTGGAAAACATGGTTGCTATGTAATTTAGGAAAAGAGTGGTATAAGATGAGattaatcacatagcaagcatggtccacaaagtttaaaaagctcaaaaaatgtcactaggtaagcttacgatccaatttcacaattctttaattttaatacatcaactaggtgacttaaataaaaatcaatcataaacaagcatcacctaacaaaaaatgcattaactaaaaaaaataaattgcctaatgatagataatgaaatcaaatcacatggtggctagctacaacatgcaatttagaaatccaacAAGATTCATGAAGGCAATGTCAT
The sequence above is drawn from the Arachis hypogaea cultivar Tifrunner chromosome 4, arahy.Tifrunner.gnm2.J5K5, whole genome shotgun sequence genome and encodes:
- the LOC112797220 gene encoding uncharacterized protein; protein product: MATMFNIIAITSPSLRNFGSLSSSSSSSAPMHTRVVHTKPLQCAPIQQQMVDGTIMCEPCNGKGWLLCDFCKGQKTNVRAENKRLYRRCPTCRAVGYILCSRCKVFKCVTFPNFDDSEE